The genomic interval GCTGCTGCAGCTGCTGCTGTACGAGCAGTTGACGAGCCAATATGGCACGTCTTATCTGCCGCTATGTATGAGTCTCCACACGGCTTTCCCTTTGGTGTGTAGCTGGGCGTATAGCTCTTATATGAAGAGGATGAATAGGAGCGGTAAGACTTGCTGCTGCCTCCACGTCTCCTGGCATCTGCGTCTGTGGCGAGAGCGGCTGCGGCAATGAACATCATGACTACAGGGATACGCACGTTGTCTCCTTGATTGAAGGGTGCCGGTCTGATGCCGGCTCCTTCCATGGGGGCTGGTGAACAGGGGGATTTATGTCGAAATGCTACTGCTTTGGAAGGGACGGCGGTAGTGGGGTTCTGTACAGGAGGCCGAGGCGCTGAAGGCGATGCGGGAGCTTGATATCCTGGCCGCCAATGAGCTGCTTCAGATCGTCCAAGCAAAGCCCAGTTCGCTGACTACCTCTGGAGCACGAATAAAGTCTCATCCTTACAAATCGAGCGAGGGGACGTGCGCACTGACGAGGTGCCGCCGCGTCCCCAAGCGACCCGCTGCAACAGGCAGAAACCGGCCAAGAGCGGTCAGTTGGAGCTATAGACCGGATGACCGGTTTGTGCTTCGTCCACCTCTAGCGTTGGTACTTCATGCGCAACGCGGATTTGTACAGCCGGCCAGCACGCCACTGACCAGGCCGGTTCGGGTGCGCCTCAAAAATTCCTACGTCTCGCATGCGCTGAAGCGCAGCTCGAACCTTGTTTTGGTCAATACCACCTATGGATCTCGATACTATCTGGGCCGTCTCTTCAAACTTGAAGGGGGTCGTGAGACCTTCAAAGGAATCAATCATCTGTTTAACCAATTCAGCATTCCTCCGAGCGTCTTCATCCAACTCCAAGGAGCCATGTAGTTCTTGCGTGACCCCATCAATGAAGGTTTGGGTGGCCTCCGCATGCGCTTCTAGAACCACTCCGTGCATAAGCCGACCGTTTTCGAGAAAGTCCTGATTCTTGTCCTCCCTTGCTTGAGATATCTGAGCAATATTATGCACAAACTCTTCAAACAGGCGCGGGTAGAAAGACGCGCCTTCCTTGCTATCGCCTCCTGCATCCGAAAAGTACGAATCGAAGAAGGTGATTGTCTGAATATTGTTACGGCGGAGCTTTTTAGGGAATATTGATAATAGCAAGGGCTCGTACTCGCTTGGCCCTAGTCGTCCAGCCCGGATATCATCTAGTTTTTCGCCAATTAGATGACATACTTGAGAGAAGTGCTTATTGAACCATGCCGACTGCTCAATCCTTGCCAGCACGAAGTTAAATATCCCATCACTGTCCCAGCGAAGTTCGAGCCTTCTCAAACTTGTCTGTTGCTCGATATTTTGAGTGGATGCTTGAAGAAGGTCTGCGCGAAGGAAAAGACGTACGAAAACGACCGCTGAAAGCTTGGAGTCAGATTGGATAGTAAGCATGAAGAGCAACAACTCTTCAACAAACTCTCTCAGTCGCGAGGAAGGTACAGCTGTCTCAATCCCATCGATGAGGAATACTCTCTTTGATCTCCCTGCGTATGCCTTGCTCGCATAATATGACGTGGACCTTTCGTCTCTCTGGGCTTGAGGAAGATTGCACCAGTCAGTGACAAGCTGCTCCCAACCCTCTTGAGCTTCGGTATCCCCTGATGGGCTTTCGAGACAAATTCCAAGGAGCGCCCACCAAAACTTGCGGAAGTCCCCTCCGCATGCATCCAGAAGTTTATGCTGGAGTGGGCTGTTACTTAAAATGCCACCACCTTGAAAATCAGCTGCGGAGAACATGGGTTCGCCAAGGCCACGTTTAACCATCTCTTTATGAATGCGCGTCTTTCCCGTGCCCTTTCGCCCAGTGACATAACTAATCGTAGAATTGGGAAGGAAGAGACGATTAATTTCTGGTGTTTCGATAAACCAGCCTTGGTCCACGGCGCCGCTAGGAGACCGAGGCCTATACTCTCGCGAACTAGTCATCGCAGATAGGTCTACCGCCTTTGTTATCCCAAGCACATCGCGCAGCTGGCGCAAGGAGTCAAGATTGACTTTAAGCAGCATTTCTACTTGAGGAGATACGCTGGTGAGGAGTGCCCGATCTGCGTACCAAGAGACCCAGTAGTTCTCAAGAGACTCAGGAGGAAGTAATTCCAGTTCGAAGGCGTCGGCTTCGGCTCCGCGTGCAATTGCTTCTGATAGCGTTTGTAGCAATTGCTGAACCGATGCGAGTGCGAGATTTCGCTTGGCTGTTTTCCCTTCGTCAAAGTCCAAGGAAAAAGAGACGAATGCTCCCGGATTCTCCGGATTCTGTGAAAATAGAGACGCAAAAGTGTTCTCGGCCTGCATGGAAAGGCCGTCCGGCCTAACAAATACTACGGTCGGTCCGCGCCATTCTCGAAGGACCGGTAGAACAGAAGGTGCAATTCCGGTCCGATGGTCAAAGAGAACCAAGTCGTAGCGCTGTTCGACGGACATATCCAAAACATGTCGTTTTAGTTTGGCTATTCCCTCGCGGATGATTGAGATATCTAGTGACGCACGTACCGCGAATGCCGCGAAGTCCATGTCATAGTTTTCGGACCGCGGACGACAGGCGATTACGTCAATTTTTCCTTCCTTGCCGAGCGGTGCGAACGCTGTCACTGGCTCAACAGTATCGCTCCAACCGCAAAGCCCCATTAACGTTGTTCCGACGTCAAATGCGACAGAATCGAACAAGAGGTCTAAAGATGGAGCTTCAATATCGACGTCTACCACGAGAATTTTATATCCCTCGGACGCTAGCAGTTTTGCCAAGAGCGCCAGAACAGTTGAACGTGCCTGGCCACCTTTGAATCCATAAAAATGGATCGCGCTAACCTGCTCTGGTTCAAGCACGGGAAGACTATTTCTAACTTGCTCGTCTATTAGAGGCAGCCAATGGGTGTCCTTCTCGCGCCCACTCAAGAAGGAAAGTTCAAACTCGAACTCGGCCTCTGAAACCAGTTCGACAGATACCCCAGAGCTGTTTTCCAGCTTTGTCAGCTCAAACTCCTCGAGTTCAATGCTTGCGAGAAGCTTACTCCTTCGGGCCTCTTCACTTTTGCCGTCTAAGGAGTTATCAATCACGATTATATATAATGTAGGATGCGCGTACTTTACTTCTACCCGATTAAATTTTTCCCGACACAATCGAAGGAGTTCGCTCACTGTCATAATTTTTCTCCTGTCGCCTTATGCAAGGTGTAGATGATTTGCTTTGATATTATAAGAACTCCGTTTAGTTCATCATCTGTTGATGCGGAGCTGTTCCAGTCTGAATCGTGCCTCAGGTACCGGATATATGGATAGGAATTGCTGGGTACGGGTGAGGCGTTGCCGTCTTTACCTTTGCACCAAAGGTTGGACAGCTTTGTAGATAGTTGCAAAGCCATACTTGAAATTGGCCCGGAGTGTTTCACTCCTAAATGCCCTGCAAGGGTCTTAAGCAACTTTGGAATATCGTGGTTGGCGGGAACGGAGGCCACATACAGGGTAAGTTGGTCCTTTAGGAATAGCTCTAAGGCGACTAAAGTGGCATATGCGCCAAGAAGTGGCGAGCACGGCTGGTCCGGAGCCATGACGGGCGCACGAAAGGCTGAGCGGTTGTATGTGAAGGTCATTAATTGTACTACTCCCCCAGGAATCGAACGTCAAGTCTATCGCATAAGGCGTGGCAGGTGCCGTCGTAACGCTTATCAACTTCGAGGACACGCACTAGCTTGGCGGTGTCATCTACGCGGTTCCTCGCTCCTCAAGCTTGGCGGCACGCGCCTCTGACGCCTTGAGCTGGTACGGGCCGGTTGGCCCAATGAACGCTCCTTTCACATCTAGCCAGCCATCTTCATCCTCAGGATACAGGGATGACCACGAGTCCGACTCGGCAAAGAGCAACTTTGGGCCAGTGCGAGAGACGAAGAGATCTTGGATGGCTCCGGATTGCGCAATCAGTTTCTCGCAAATCCACACCTTCGAGAGCGCTCCGTTTAGTGTGGCAGCGACTTCGCCGATCGTACCAGACTGCAACTCCTTGTATTTGAAGTCAGACGTCAGTCTGCGGATCACGATTGCGGTTGCGCTGGATAGTTCGAGCTCCGCGCGCAACGCGCGGACGAGATCAGCGTTCTTCGCCAAGCCATTCTCACGTCCAATTCGAAATTGCGCGCGATACCCAGTCTGAGCATTGAAGAACCAGTCGAAGAGTGGCCGCCCAAGGGGAAACTGCACAACTCCGCGAAGGTCTTTGGGATTTCTGCCAGATTCGTCCATCCCAAACCTTACGTTGTTTGCCTGAAGTGCATTACTTAACGCACAGCGTACCGCTCGAACCAAGTCAGCCCAGGGCGGAGCGGCACGGAGAAATTGATCCCGCTCCGGCTCGTGTTTAGCAAAGTCGTCGAACGTCCAGAGGCTACCCATCACACGGAATCCCAGTCTCGATAATGCCTAACGCCAAAATTTTACCGGCGGCCATTAGCGGATCAAAGCGAATGCCCGACACCAATGATCGCTTACGGACGGCATTTCGCTCATGCATCGAAAGGCTGCAAGGGGTCGATCTGTGCCGGTGGTGTCCGGCTCAGTCCGCCAGAAAGCGGTCATCGTTCGAAAGGATCGCCGGTGCAGCTTCATCGGCGAACCTGAAGGCGCTCCAAGACTGCCAGGCCAAGCGGTTGAGGGCAGGGGAGGCCTCAGCACAGGTACATTGGCTCGGTTCGACTCGATCTGGAGTTGCTGCCAGGCGAAGTGGCTTGACTCGCTTGGCCGGATGGCCGAATATTTGGCCATCATGTGGCTATTACGCGTACAGGATGATGAATCCTAAAGCGCAGGCACAGATCGACTTTATGAATGACTTAAAGCCCGCCTCGAGCGGGCTTTGTCGGATTGGACTCTGGAGAAATGCCATGGACCGATCCGAACGACGTCATCACGAACAGCGCATCAAAGCGCGCTTCTATCGCAAACAGCATGGCTACGAACGCTGGCCGACCGATAAACGCCATGCAGGCCTATTTGCCCATCATGGAAAGGTCTGCTCCTGCTGGATGTGTGGCAATCCTCGCCGGTACTGGGGTGAGCTGACCATGCAGGAGCGTAGAGCCAATTTGGAATTGAAGGCTTGGCCATAGTGCCGAGCTTTCGTTTCTGGCCCCTCCAATCCGTTGCTTCCCGGCTGGAGTAACACAGGGGCCGCCAGATGCCTCTCATAGGTCAAGCAAGTCGGCATTGATCCCAAACGCTGCTGCGATCTTTGCTCGGGTGGCCTTGCGAGGCTTGGACGCTGCCTCCTGCTGTGCGTATGCAGCCTGGGATATGCCGATGCGTGAAGCTACCTCGGCCTGGGTAAGGCCAAGGTGTTTCCGCCAGGCGCCGACAGCGGTCAGGCCTTCCTTGACCATGTAGCCGGCAACCTCGTTTGGCACCAAGTCTTCCCGCGGATGGGTTGCCACATAGTCTGCATAAGGGATAACCACGAAGGCCGGATTTCCATCCGGCCCGTTGATGATCTGGACGTTATTAAGGTGGCCCTTAAATAGACGTCTAGTTAGACTTCAGGCATGGAAAAGATCGACGCCCGCAAACTGACCGCAGAGAGTCGCAAGCTGCTTCGCCAGATAGTGATTCGCCTGCGCCAGCAGTCCAACATGAAAGTCGAGGAGTTGGCCTCGGTCACCGGTGTGCATCCGACCACCATCAAGACTTGGCTGACCCGTGCCAACCGCGAGGGCGCGCAAGCCCTGGAGGAAAAGCGTCGGGGGCGCCCGGCGGGCGCCTGCCGCAAGCTGACGCCGGCCGACGAGCAGTGGCTGCGCGAGCAAATCGTCGAGCAACCCCCGCAGCAGCTGCAGTTGCCGTTTGCCCTGTGGACGCGCCCGGCCATCAAGGCGCTGGCCAGGGAACGCCTCGGGATCGAGCTGCAGGACCGGTTGATCGGCAAGTATCTCAAGCGCTGGGGGTTTACGCCTCAGCGTCCCGTGAAGCGGGCGCAGGAGCAGCGGCCGGAGGACATCGAGCGCTGGCTGAAGCAGACCTACCCCCAGGTCAAGGCGCGCGCCGCTGCCGAAGGAGCGGTGATTCACTGGGGGGACGAAACCGCAGTCAAGGAGGATGCGAACTGGATACGCGGCTACGCCCCCAGGGGCCAGACGCCAGTGCTGGCGACGCCCACTCGCTGGCACAAGCTGTCGATGATCTCCGCAATTTCGCCCCGTGGCGAGGTGGCCTTCCAGATCGTCGAAGGCAGTATCAACGCGCTGCGTTTCATCGACTTCCTGAGCCGCCTCGTTGAAGGGACACCGCAGAAGATCTTCCTGGTGGTCGATAACCTGCGCGTCCACCATGCCAAGGTGGTCAGCGAGTGGCTCAGTGACAAGCAGGACAGGATCGAACTGGTGTTCCTACCACCCTATGCGCCCGAGTCCAATCCCGACGAGTACCTGAATCGGGATTTCAAGACGGCGCTGCGCAGCGGCCCGGTCAGCCATGACAAGGCCAGCCTGCTGGACAAGGCGATGGCTTTCATGAACACACTCGGCAGCTTGCCCGACAAGGTCATGGCCTATTTCCAGCATCCTGCAGCACGCTATGCCATGGCGTGAATTTAAGGGCCTGATTATTAATCCGGCAATCCAATAGGGCATAATCGCCATTTTTCCCGATGACCAGTGACGCTAGAAGCCTCAGCCCCTTGGAACAGCGCGAAAAACGCGCCATTGCCCTTCGCATGCGCGAGCAGGGGTATACCTACAGAGCCATCGGCGAAGCCGTTGGCGTTCATCTGCGCACCGTGGCGCACTGGGTCGAGGTGGCGCAGCACCAAGGCAAGTCGGCCGCCATTGAGGGTGGCCAGCGCGGGTCACTGCCAGGAGAGCGCCGCAGCCTCAGCCCGGAGCAGGAGGCACTGATTCGCACGCTATTGCTCGACACCATGCCAGACCAGTTGAAGCTCGCTTTCGCGCTCTGGACTCGGGATGCGGTACAAGCCCTGATCGCCCTGCACTGCGGTCTTCAGATGCCGATCCGGACAGTCGGTGAATACCTCAAGCGTTGGGGCTATACCCCACAACGGCCGCTGAAGCGCGCTTATCAGCAGCAGCCCGAGGCGATACAGCGCTGGTTGAAGAGCGAGTACCCGAAGATCGAGCGGCGCGCCAAGGCCGAGGGCGGCGAGATTCACTGGGGCGATGAAACCGGCTTGCGCAGCGATAGCCACGCGGGGCGCAGCTACGCCCCGGCAGGGCGAACGCCAGTCCGCGAGGTCAGTGGGAGCCGCTTTGCTTCGAACATGATTTCGACAGTGACCAACCGGGGCAAGCTGCGCTTCATGCTGTATCGGGAAACCATGACGGCGACCGTGCTGATCCGCTTCCTGGGGCGGCTGATCCGGGACACCCAGGGGCGCAAGGTCTTCCTGATTCTGGACAACCTGCGCGTGCATCACAGCAAGAAAGTGAAAGCCTGGCTGGATGAGCGTCGAGAGCGGATCGAAGTGTTCTTTCTGCCGGCCTACGCTCCGGAGCTTAATCCGGACGAGTACCTGAATGGCGACCTCAAGCAGCAAGTGCGCAGCGGGCCAAGCGTGAGAAGCCGGGAGGCTCTGGAAGGACGGGTTCGTTCGGTCATGCGCCGCCTGCAATCAAAGCCCGAGCGAATTCGCTCGTACTTCAGGCACCCCAAAATTGCCTATGCGGCATGATTTGAGGTATTGGATTGCCGGATTAATAATAGTAGGTGTGCTCATGACTGCCTCGCTGTTTGCGAGGCAAACATAAGTATTTATATAAGTATCTTCAAGTAATTTCCCGAGGAAATATCAAGAGGAATACTTATATGCTTATTTTTTGAATGTTGCCCGATCCGATCATCTTCTTTGCGGTGGTGGCGGCGTTCTCTAATACCCCGCGCGGGGATGTCGAGACATGAAAATGCCCGAGAAAAACCCAGGCACCTGGGCGGAGTTGTTCGCCTGGGCTGCCCAGCTCGCCCCTCACATTTATGCCCCTGCACTGTCCGTCGTCATCGCCGGCCTCCGTGTGCTCTATGGCGGCGGTACCTGGCGGCAGGTGTGGCTGGAGGGCGCCCTGTGCGGCGCGGCCACCCTGGCAATCAAGCCGGTGCTGATCTGGCTCGGCATGCCGGCCGATCTGGCGGTGTTCATCGGCGCCTGCTTCGGCTTCGTCGGTGTCGAGAAGCTGCGCGAGCGGGCTGACCAGGTGCTCGGACGGAGGGTCGAGGAACAGTGATGGCCTGCGCTTCATGCCGGCGAAGGCTAGAGCGGCTCTGGAGGCAGGCAAAGGCGCTGCGGGGAATGCTCAATGGTAGTGAAGATCGACGCGCGGCCCGAGCTGAAGGAGCTGTCCAGGGCCTTCTCCGAACTGGGGAGCAAACAGCTTCCGTTCGCCATGGCGCTGGCGGCCACGCGCATGGCACAGCGCATCAAGAAGGGCGAACTGAGCGTCATGCGCCAGCGGCTCGACAACCCGATCCAGCAAACCCTGAACAGCCTCTACGTGAAGGCGGCGACCAAGCAGAACCTGCAGGCTCACGTCTGGTTCAAGGACCAGTGGTCCTCGGGGATTCCTGCCGACCGATACCTGCAGCCTGTCGTGCAGGGCGGCACACGCCGGCATAAGCGATTCGAACGCGCCCTGATCGCCAGGGGCATCATGCGATCCAGCCAATACGCCACGCCCACGCCCGCCTTGCTCGACAGACACGGCAACGTGAAGGGCAGCATGATCATGAAGATCCTCTCTGGCCTTGACGCGGCCGAGACCGTCAGCGGCTACC from Azotobacter salinestris carries:
- a CDS encoding MinD/ParA family ATP-binding protein, which codes for MTVSELLRLCREKFNRVEVKYAHPTLYIIVIDNSLDGKSEEARRSKLLASIELEEFELTKLENSSGVSVELVSEAEFEFELSFLSGREKDTHWLPLIDEQVRNSLPVLEPEQVSAIHFYGFKGGQARSTVLALLAKLLASEGYKILVVDVDIEAPSLDLLFDSVAFDVGTTLMGLCGWSDTVEPVTAFAPLGKEGKIDVIACRPRSENYDMDFAAFAVRASLDISIIREGIAKLKRHVLDMSVEQRYDLVLFDHRTGIAPSVLPVLREWRGPTVVFVRPDGLSMQAENTFASLFSQNPENPGAFVSFSLDFDEGKTAKRNLALASVQQLLQTLSEAIARGAEADAFELELLPPESLENYWVSWYADRALLTSVSPQVEMLLKVNLDSLRQLRDVLGITKAVDLSAMTSSREYRPRSPSGAVDQGWFIETPEINRLFLPNSTISYVTGRKGTGKTRIHKEMVKRGLGEPMFSAADFQGGGILSNSPLQHKLLDACGGDFRKFWWALLGICLESPSGDTEAQEGWEQLVTDWCNLPQAQRDERSTSYYASKAYAGRSKRVFLIDGIETAVPSSRLREFVEELLLFMLTIQSDSKLSAVVFVRLFLRADLLQASTQNIEQQTSLRRLELRWDSDGIFNFVLARIEQSAWFNKHFSQVCHLIGEKLDDIRAGRLGPSEYEPLLLSIFPKKLRRNNIQTITFFDSYFSDAGGDSKEGASFYPRLFEEFVHNIAQISQAREDKNQDFLENGRLMHGVVLEAHAEATQTFIDGVTQELHGSLELDEDARRNAELVKQMIDSFEGLTTPFKFEETAQIVSRSIGGIDQNKVRAALQRMRDVGIFEAHPNRPGQWRAGRLYKSALRMKYQR
- a CDS encoding helix-turn-helix domain-containing protein, whose product is MINGPDGNPAFVVIPYADYVATHPREDLVPNEVAGYMVKEGLTAVGAWRKHLGLTQAEVASRIGISQAAYAQQEAASKPRKATRAKIAAAFGINADLLDL
- a CDS encoding IS630 family transposase, with the translated sequence MEKIDARKLTAESRKLLRQIVIRLRQQSNMKVEELASVTGVHPTTIKTWLTRANREGAQALEEKRRGRPAGACRKLTPADEQWLREQIVEQPPQQLQLPFALWTRPAIKALARERLGIELQDRLIGKYLKRWGFTPQRPVKRAQEQRPEDIERWLKQTYPQVKARAAAEGAVIHWGDETAVKEDANWIRGYAPRGQTPVLATPTRWHKLSMISAISPRGEVAFQIVEGSINALRFIDFLSRLVEGTPQKIFLVVDNLRVHHAKVVSEWLSDKQDRIELVFLPPYAPESNPDEYLNRDFKTALRSGPVSHDKASLLDKAMAFMNTLGSLPDKVMAYFQHPAARYAMA
- a CDS encoding IS630 family transposase, with the translated sequence MTSDARSLSPLEQREKRAIALRMREQGYTYRAIGEAVGVHLRTVAHWVEVAQHQGKSAAIEGGQRGSLPGERRSLSPEQEALIRTLLLDTMPDQLKLAFALWTRDAVQALIALHCGLQMPIRTVGEYLKRWGYTPQRPLKRAYQQQPEAIQRWLKSEYPKIERRAKAEGGEIHWGDETGLRSDSHAGRSYAPAGRTPVREVSGSRFASNMISTVTNRGKLRFMLYRETMTATVLIRFLGRLIRDTQGRKVFLILDNLRVHHSKKVKAWLDERRERIEVFFLPAYAPELNPDEYLNGDLKQQVRSGPSVRSREALEGRVRSVMRRLQSKPERIRSYFRHPKIAYAA
- a CDS encoding phage holin, lambda family; this translates as MPEKNPGTWAELFAWAAQLAPHIYAPALSVVIAGLRVLYGGGTWRQVWLEGALCGAATLAIKPVLIWLGMPADLAVFIGACFGFVGVEKLRERADQVLGRRVEEQ